The Nicotiana sylvestris chromosome 6, ASM39365v2, whole genome shotgun sequence genomic sequence AGTCAAAGTCGGATTAAAAGAATTTCTCAACTCCTCAGTGATCCTCAAAACTTCCATGTTAACCATGGGGTTCTTTGTTCTACCACCGAATCCTTTTGCAGTGCTGCTATTTATGTACTGGATAGACTTGAGGAGTTGTCTCTTCTAACTTTGAGTAAAATGCATAGAAATCTCAGGGATGTCACTGGATACATCCCTAAGATGCAATCTAAACGAATAGGGTGGAATATTGGAAATATTGGAACTCACCGACTCTAACTCCTAGATCTGCTTGCTTCTGGTTATTGTCTGATCTAAAACAAACTATGCTAGTGACCCTTATCTTAATCCTTATGATTCCACCTTTCTTTTTAGCTCTTGTTGTCAATCTTATCATTATCTTCATTTGGAGCTTCTGCATTTACATAAAGTTTCTGGCCATTAATGCAATTGGTATTGTTGCTGGATTTGAAGTAATATTCTCCAGGTGCCAGTAAGAATGCTGTTGCTGGACTTTCTCTATACGGCCTGAAAACAGTGTTGGAAGTGCATGCATAGTAGTCGAATTTTCCAATCTCCAGCAAATCGTCAGGTTTTTCGAATCTAAACTCTACAAAACATAGTGGATAATCAATCACCAATAAATTCAAGGTCCAAATATGCTCGTATTCAAATACTTAAATAAATTTCTAGTGAGCCCGGACACCACTGTTA encodes the following:
- the LOC104234312 gene encoding early nodulin-like protein 3, with translation MQVTILLLFVVVGILMRSISLERYIVGEGYGWRPAPDPAYYQDWAKTVKLKAGDELEFRFEKPDDLLEIGKFDYYACTSNTVFRPYRESPATAFLLAPGEYYFKSSNNTNCINGQKLYVNAEAPNEDNDKIDNKS